A single Lolium perenne isolate Kyuss_39 chromosome 6, Kyuss_2.0, whole genome shotgun sequence DNA region contains:
- the LOC139832310 gene encoding uncharacterized protein, with translation MEAWTHMKLVTPGPNEPRPAHEMYYGKAKENKERYCEEYAKLHPEVEDPMTEPVDEVAMMLAGSGQPHGRPACLAGGFKPQRNFTQIKATLPSGSYATSSRTTCRSRVEVDTQLEEAYAVAYEEYLEKVKEHDLVKDAYVQWTSNQMASFTRFMMTGVREEPLPEPPHPGPTPVFPSKEEFYIMYKRQRRLTRLPAAEYVRQWEEVCGHYD, from the exons atggaagcgtggacgcacatgaagctggtgacgcccggtccgaacgagcctcggcccgcgcacgagatgtactacggcaaggccaaagagaacaaggaaagatactgcgaggagtacgccaagctccatccagaggtggaggaccctatgaccgagccggtcgacgaggtggcgatgatgctggcggggtccggccagccgcatggacgtcctgcctgccttgctgggggtttcaagcctcagaggaacttcacgcagatcaaggctaccctcccctccggcagctacgctacctcctcgcggactacatgccgttctcgggtagaggttgat actcagctcgaggaggcctatgcagtagcttacgaggagtatctcgagaaggttaaggagcatgaccttgtgaaagatgcctatgtccagtggacgagcaaccagatggcg agtttcactcggttcatgatgactggagtgcgagaggaaccactcccagagccacctcatccggggccgacGCCAGTGTTCCCGTCCAAGGAGGAGTTCTATATCATGTACAAGCGTCAGCGTCGGTTGAcccg GCTTCCGGCAGCTGAGTACGTGAGACAATGGGAAGAG GTATGTGGTCACTATGATTAG